The proteins below come from a single Dermacentor albipictus isolate Rhodes 1998 colony chromosome 7, USDA_Dalb.pri_finalv2, whole genome shotgun sequence genomic window:
- the LOC135900432 gene encoding uncharacterized protein, which yields MGKKFIVLFLMVAAVICMRKHPDFFQGCVRHPTDQVSPGVCTLVSDLAKNRSFEAYTEPILRLAVNQPRTGYLNTLLEMTRVAVQHSDDVSKGAIIRIEFMTARSACIRPGAYSAAICPPAVSKANGLCQARYFVYDNAILLQRAWCKPIA from the exons ATGGGGAAGAAGTTCATCGTGCTTTTTCTGATGGTCGCAGCAGTCATCTGCATGCGGAAGCACCCAGACTTCTTCCAAGGCTGCGTGCGGCATCCAACCGACCAGGTGTCGCCAGGCGTATGCACCCTGGTATCCGATCTTGCCAAGAACAGGTCGTTCGAGGCGTACACCGAGCCGATTCTGAGATTAGCCGTCAACCAGCCACGCACGGGCTACCTGAACACTCTGCTTGAAATGACTCGCGTCGCAGTCCAG CATTCCGACGATGTGTCCAAAGGGGCCATCATTCGAATTGAGTTCATGACCGCCCGAAGCGCCTGCATTCGCCCGGGCGCCTACTCCGCGGCCATTTGCCCGCCGGCTGTGTCCAAG GCAAATGGTTTGTGCCAGGCAAGGTACTTCGTGTACGACAACGCCATTTTGCTCCAGCGAGCTTGGTGCAAGCCTATTGCATAG
- the LOC135900462 gene encoding uncharacterized protein, translating to MLKSIVPLLLCAAAIGQRMPDLFEGCVRDTDDNACPGRCTLVSDVLGNQSLTKYANQILMMPALQPRTGYLNALLGMTRVAFQPSADGSDETILRAEFATARSACIHRVAYSTDSCPPAVSKPNGVCQARYSLYHGAIILQHAWCKPLE from the exons ATGCTGAAGTCCATCGTACCTCTGCTGCTGTGCGCAGCAGCCATCGGCCAGCGGATGCCCGACCTGTTTGAAGGCTGCGTGCGGGATACAGACGACAATGCGTGCCCAGGCAGATGCACACTGGTGTCGGATGTTCTCGGCAACCAGTCTCTCACGAAGTATGCCAACCAAATTCTGATGATGCCAGCACTGCAGCCGCGCACGGGCTATCTCAACGCACTTTTAGGAATGACTCGCGTCGCATTTCAG CCTTCCGCAGATGGGTCGGATGAAACGATCCTTCGAGCCGAGTTCGCCACCGCCCGAAGTGCCTGCATTCACCGTGTCGCCTACTCTACTGATAGTTGCCCGCCTGCTGTGTCCAAG CCAAATGGGGTGTGTCAGGCAAGGTACTCTCTGTACCATGGCGCCATTATTCTCCAGCATGCCTGGTGCAAGCCCCTAGAGTAG